One genomic window of Agarivorans sp. Alg241-V36 includes the following:
- a CDS encoding XrtA/PEP-CTERM system-associated ATPase, whose translation MYESFFGLSDKPFKLSPDPKFFFASPHHDRAVSYLRYGLSQGEGFIVVTGPIGTGKTTIARSLLASVDDSIVAAQIATTKLNPDELVRLVAAQFSIDVEGLNKADILKRFEQYLLTLNKQGKRALLVVDEAQNLPAETVEELRMLSNFQLNDKPLFQSFLLGQEELKPIIELPEMEQFRQRIIASCHLKPLDAEQTQGYILHRLKQVGWNENPKLDEDIFQQIAGFTKGIPRKINIFADRLFLYAFLEDLHAISQSDVAAVIEEMGGELSGSLQGTPEQQGVSDIDAVLGRQYEDGIDASASIGNAAIGDSQLKAKLLDVSSYLEEVVLRKIKIIRYLDKMIEKKRKEIVELSENS comes from the coding sequence ATGTATGAATCATTTTTTGGCTTAAGTGATAAACCATTTAAGCTTAGCCCTGACCCTAAGTTTTTCTTTGCCAGCCCTCACCATGACCGCGCGGTGTCTTACCTGCGTTATGGCTTATCTCAAGGGGAAGGTTTTATTGTTGTAACGGGGCCAATTGGCACCGGAAAAACCACTATCGCACGGAGCTTATTAGCTTCGGTGGATGATTCCATTGTGGCGGCTCAAATTGCCACAACTAAACTTAATCCCGATGAATTAGTTCGTTTAGTTGCAGCCCAGTTCAGCATTGATGTTGAAGGCTTAAATAAAGCCGACATTCTAAAACGCTTTGAGCAATATTTACTGACCTTAAATAAGCAAGGTAAACGCGCCTTGTTGGTGGTCGATGAAGCGCAGAATTTGCCAGCAGAAACCGTTGAAGAACTGCGGATGCTGTCTAACTTTCAACTTAACGACAAACCTCTTTTTCAAAGTTTCTTACTTGGACAAGAGGAACTAAAACCAATTATTGAACTGCCGGAAATGGAGCAGTTTAGACAAAGGATTATTGCATCTTGTCACCTAAAACCTTTGGATGCAGAGCAAACCCAAGGTTACATATTACACCGCCTCAAACAGGTTGGTTGGAATGAAAACCCTAAACTCGATGAGGATATTTTTCAGCAAATAGCCGGCTTTACTAAGGGCATTCCACGAAAGATTAATATCTTTGCCGACCGACTATTTTTATATGCGTTTTTGGAAGACCTACACGCAATTAGCCAATCCGATGTAGCTGCTGTAATAGAGGAGATGGGCGGTGAGCTTTCTGGTTCTTTACAGGGTACGCCAGAACAGCAAGGTGTTTCGGATATTGATGCAGTATTAGGGCGCCAATATGAAGACGGTATCGACGCTAGCGCCAGTATTGGCAATGCCGCCATCGGTGATAGCCAATTAAAAGCAAAACTACTTGATGTGTCTAGCTACCTAGAAGAGGTGGTGTTGCGCAAAATAAAAATCATTCGCTATCTAGATAAAATGATTGAGAAGAAGCGAAAAGAAATCGTCGAGTTAAGCGAAAATAGCTAA
- a CDS encoding TIGR03016 family PEP-CTERM system-associated outer membrane protein, with the protein MATDMAMDMRKNAAPKIVVALAIAVGVSSSVNAAEVEFRPEIGAELVYTDNAGLTEEAPESGEIGILSAGIVSEVIGKDGELSLDYRARQTYHSYDSEKNKLYHELDFTGDKKLGNSGFSVDAVASVDILPAEVSSNAITDVISGDLIQGSELGLGLNYQSNPRKWVDLNARVASSLYRYEDDRGNNNDYDASLLFRNGQKVNTAFWLIDSSYIRREARGNSSETENIKYKGELGLQQRSGFSPFIRYYAESYLQGVSSSEKVGESESWGPAVRYFRSRLSYFELSYNFSLDKDKNEDYVGAAVNLEPNRRTKLFFEYSKRFYGDAYEFTFFHQKRRISTDISYIEEPTSFDRRFFVEGDSVEEQKLDKTLRWNTGLDLRRSGLDFELRHQTREGLRDVTDFVKDTTYGGGISVDHKLSRKLIIAFAFDYDHYTFDRLNGIDQVDKYSRYDLSLNQDLIEGFFLTYRYQFTHRSSNIVGRTYDENRVSINATKQF; encoded by the coding sequence ATGGCTACGGATATGGCTATGGATATGAGGAAGAACGCAGCGCCTAAAATAGTTGTTGCGCTGGCTATTGCTGTTGGAGTATCAAGTTCGGTTAATGCTGCTGAGGTAGAGTTTCGCCCAGAAATTGGTGCGGAGCTGGTTTACACCGATAATGCGGGTCTTACTGAAGAAGCGCCTGAGTCTGGTGAGATTGGTATTTTGTCTGCCGGTATTGTTTCAGAAGTTATAGGTAAAGATGGCGAACTCTCTCTTGATTACCGGGCGAGGCAAACCTACCACTCTTACGATTCCGAAAAAAATAAGCTTTATCACGAACTCGATTTTACTGGTGATAAAAAGCTAGGAAATTCTGGCTTTAGTGTCGATGCTGTGGCGTCTGTTGATATCCTACCAGCAGAAGTGAGTAGCAATGCTATTACTGATGTTATTTCTGGAGATTTGATTCAAGGCAGTGAGTTAGGCCTTGGATTAAATTACCAATCAAACCCACGTAAATGGGTGGATCTTAACGCTCGAGTTGCCAGTAGCTTATACCGTTACGAAGATGACCGCGGTAATAACAACGATTACGATGCGTCACTGCTGTTCAGAAATGGCCAAAAAGTAAACACTGCATTTTGGTTAATTGACTCCAGCTATATTCGCCGCGAAGCGCGCGGTAACTCTTCAGAAACTGAAAATATTAAATATAAAGGTGAGTTGGGCTTGCAGCAACGCTCCGGCTTCAGCCCCTTTATACGCTACTACGCAGAGAGTTACTTGCAAGGTGTTAGCTCATCGGAAAAGGTCGGAGAGTCAGAGAGTTGGGGGCCGGCGGTTCGTTACTTCCGCTCTCGCTTAAGCTACTTTGAATTGAGCTATAACTTTTCTTTAGATAAAGATAAAAACGAAGATTATGTAGGCGCTGCGGTTAACCTTGAACCAAACCGCCGTACCAAGCTGTTTTTTGAATATAGTAAGCGCTTTTATGGCGATGCCTACGAGTTCACCTTCTTCCACCAAAAGCGCCGTATTAGCACCGACATTAGCTACATAGAAGAGCCCACTAGTTTCGACCGCCGTTTCTTTGTTGAAGGTGACAGTGTTGAAGAGCAAAAGCTTGATAAAACCCTTAGGTGGAATACCGGCTTAGACCTACGCCGCTCTGGGCTTGATTTTGAGCTTCGCCACCAAACTCGCGAAGGTTTGCGCGACGTAACAGATTTTGTCAAAGATACCACTTATGGTGGCGGTATTAGCGTAGATCATAAGTTAAGCCGTAAGCTGATCATTGCCTTTGCATTTGACTACGACCACTACACATTTGACCGCCTCAATGGCATCGATCAAGTGGATAAGTACAGTCGCTACGATCTGTCTCTAAATCAAGACCTCATTGAAGGGTTCTTCCTCACTTACCGCTACCAGTTTACTCACCGTAGCTCCAATATAGTGGGCAGAACCTATGACGAAAACCGAGTATCGATTAACGCGACTAAGCAGTTTTAA
- a CDS encoding XrtA-associated tyrosine autokinase, which yields MSTIEKAMGKLAKQAQAKQENSEQHETVEQSQAAVSSEAPAEKREKPVLQIDSAVLKRLGMLSDIRSRETRMLSDEYRSIKRKLIKNAFEPGLIPQNKSNLIMVTSANPGEGKTFTSINLALSLALEKDKTVLLIDSDVLKPTVSKTLGIGQHMGLMEYLLGETDDIADVIYHTNIPNLRIMPAGMPHHLSNELLASDKMRSLTQELNSRYSDRVVLFDSPPVLGVNETVVLSNFIGQAVVVVEQDGTKLAAIRSAVSQFSDELAIGYVLNKAVHGKTGTYGYGYGYGYGYEEERSA from the coding sequence ATGAGTACCATAGAAAAAGCAATGGGCAAGCTTGCTAAACAAGCCCAAGCTAAGCAAGAAAATAGTGAACAGCATGAAACTGTAGAACAAAGCCAAGCTGCAGTTAGCAGCGAGGCCCCTGCAGAAAAGCGTGAAAAGCCGGTACTGCAAATAGATTCAGCAGTGTTAAAACGCTTAGGCATGCTATCGGATATTCGCTCTCGCGAAACTAGAATGCTCAGTGATGAGTACCGAAGCATTAAACGTAAGCTGATTAAAAATGCTTTTGAGCCGGGCTTAATACCGCAAAATAAAAGTAACTTGATTATGGTTACCAGTGCTAACCCAGGTGAAGGTAAAACATTTACTTCGATTAATTTAGCGCTGAGTTTAGCGCTGGAAAAGGATAAAACAGTACTACTGATTGATTCAGATGTATTAAAGCCTACCGTGAGCAAAACACTGGGCATTGGCCAGCACATGGGCTTAATGGAGTACCTACTGGGTGAAACCGATGACATTGCTGATGTTATCTATCACACCAATATTCCTAATCTAAGAATTATGCCTGCAGGCATGCCGCATCACCTGAGTAATGAGTTGTTGGCTAGCGATAAAATGCGTTCACTTACACAAGAGCTGAACAGCCGTTATTCCGACCGCGTTGTATTGTTTGATAGTCCTCCGGTGCTTGGGGTAAACGAAACGGTGGTGTTGTCTAACTTTATTGGACAAGCGGTGGTGGTAGTGGAACAAGATGGAACCAAGCTCGCTGCGATTAGATCCGCTGTATCGCAATTTAGCGATGAGCTGGCAATCGGATATGTATTGAATAAAGCAGTACACGGCAAAACAGGGACTTACGGATATGGCTACGGATATGGCTATGGATATGAGGAAGAACGCAGCGCCTAA